A genomic region of Lysinibacillus sp. 2017 contains the following coding sequences:
- a CDS encoding YolD-like family protein has translation MNKDRGTIKWNAMMLPEHVKFLREWQEEDQLVTKPQLDEALVEQLNTNLQRAYNERQPINLKVWEKTAIYQVCGRIQKMNMNEKYIQLENGQKFLFEALCDAVIDE, from the coding sequence ATGAATAAAGACCGTGGGACGATTAAATGGAATGCGATGATGCTTCCTGAGCACGTAAAATTTTTACGTGAATGGCAAGAGGAAGATCAGCTTGTGACAAAACCTCAGCTCGATGAAGCACTAGTTGAACAATTGAATACAAATTTACAGCGTGCGTACAACGAGCGACAACCGATTAATTTAAAAGTGTGGGAGAAAACCGCCATTTATCAAGTATGTGGTAGGATCCAAAAAATGAATATGAATGAAAAGTACATTCAACTTGAAAATGGTCAAAAATTTTTATTTGAAGCCCTTTGTGATGCGGTAATAGATGAGTAA
- a CDS encoding L-threonine 3-dehydrogenase produces the protein MVTGALGQIGSELVEKLRHTYGVDNVLATDIRKIDQHEGPFEVLDVTDGKRMHALANDFGADTMIHMAALLSATAEKNPVFAWNLNMGGLMNALEVARELDMQFFTPSSIGAFGPSTPKDNTPQDTLQRPTTMYGVNKVAGELLCDYYHTRFGLDTRGVRFPGLISYVTPPGGGTTDYAVDIYYKAILEGRYTSYIAENTYMDMMYMPDALQAIVDLMEADPTKLVHRNAFNISAMSFEPSQIAAEITKHIPTFTMDYEVDSVRQAIANSWPNSIDSSAAIEEWGFKASYDLEKMTTDMLEKLKIRLDNKVI, from the coding sequence ATGGTGACCGGAGCTTTAGGTCAAATCGGTTCGGAATTAGTAGAGAAATTACGCCATACGTATGGCGTTGATAATGTATTAGCCACAGATATTCGTAAGATTGATCAGCATGAGGGGCCGTTTGAAGTATTAGACGTAACAGATGGCAAACGCATGCATGCATTAGCGAACGATTTCGGTGCGGACACAATGATTCACATGGCCGCCTTATTATCTGCAACGGCTGAAAAAAATCCGGTATTTGCTTGGAACTTAAACATGGGTGGTTTAATGAACGCCCTTGAAGTAGCACGTGAATTAGATATGCAATTCTTCACGCCAAGCTCAATCGGAGCATTCGGTCCTTCAACACCAAAAGACAATACACCACAAGATACGCTACAGCGCCCAACGACAATGTACGGCGTCAATAAAGTAGCGGGTGAATTATTATGTGATTACTACCATACACGCTTTGGTTTAGATACACGCGGTGTTCGTTTCCCAGGGTTAATCTCGTATGTAACGCCTCCTGGTGGGGGTACGACGGATTATGCGGTGGACATTTATTACAAAGCTATTTTAGAAGGTCGCTACACATCGTATATTGCAGAAAATACGTACATGGATATGATGTATATGCCAGACGCACTGCAAGCGATTGTTGATTTAATGGAAGCTGATCCAACAAAACTTGTTCACCGTAACGCGTTCAACATTTCAGCTATGAGCTTTGAACCATCTCAAATCGCGGCTGAAATTACAAAGCATATTCCAACCTTTACGATGGACTATGAAGTAGACTCAGTTCGCCAAGCCATCGCTAACAGCTGGCCAAATTCAATTGATTCATCAGCTGCGATTGAAGAATGGGGCTTCAAAGCAAGCTATGATTTAGAAAAAATGACGACAGATATGTTAGAAAAACTAAAAATTCGTTTAGACAATAAAGTGATTTAA
- a CDS encoding sulfate permease has protein sequence MSIKDFIGGIFFIGLAGYFTFMLVDGMSELFVDTTTLWQYFVAFFRVALIIFLFNLGLTLIKRFFAKGKTV, from the coding sequence ATGAGTATTAAAGATTTTATCGGCGGTATATTTTTCATCGGGCTTGCTGGTTATTTTACGTTTATGTTAGTAGACGGGATGTCCGAGCTCTTTGTTGATACGACAACCCTTTGGCAATATTTCGTCGCCTTTTTCCGCGTGGCCCTCATTATTTTCCTTTTCAATTTAGGTTTAACCTTAATCAAGCGCTTTTTTGCAAAAGGAAAAACGGTGTAA
- the trpA gene encoding tryptophan synthase subunit alpha has protein sequence MTLQQAIEQILVAGDKAFVPYIMAGDGGLETLKPTILKFQQLGVTAIEIGIPFTDPVADGPVIEQAGERALAHGVTLRKVLKELTSFADEITVPLVAMTYLNPILAYGVEHFARDAKAAQIQGLIVPDMPYEERAIIHPALQAQNIALVQLVSLTSPAERMKKLAKASEGFIYAVTVNGITGERASFADDLKNHFANLKAFSDIPVLAGFGISTPAHVKNFGELADGVIVGSKIVTALKQQDWTTIETLVQASKKAAVL, from the coding sequence ATGACGTTACAGCAAGCAATCGAACAAATTTTAGTCGCAGGTGATAAAGCATTTGTTCCTTATATAATGGCGGGTGATGGTGGACTTGAAACACTAAAGCCAACCATACTGAAGTTTCAACAACTCGGGGTAACGGCCATTGAAATTGGAATTCCATTTACCGATCCCGTTGCAGACGGTCCTGTCATTGAACAAGCTGGTGAACGTGCCCTTGCACATGGTGTCACTTTACGAAAGGTGCTAAAGGAATTAACAAGTTTTGCGGATGAAATTACGGTTCCACTCGTTGCGATGACGTATTTAAATCCGATTTTAGCGTATGGTGTGGAACACTTTGCACGCGACGCGAAGGCTGCTCAAATCCAAGGTCTAATCGTTCCGGATATGCCTTATGAAGAACGTGCGATTATTCATCCTGCGCTCCAAGCACAAAACATCGCACTCGTGCAGCTTGTTTCGTTAACGAGCCCTGCTGAACGTATGAAAAAGTTGGCTAAAGCAAGTGAAGGCTTTATCTATGCGGTAACGGTAAACGGGATTACTGGGGAACGTGCTAGTTTTGCAGATGATTTAAAAAATCACTTTGCTAATTTAAAAGCGTTTAGTGACATCCCAGTTTTAGCAGGCTTCGGTATTTCAACACCTGCGCATGTGAAAAACTTTGGTGAACTTGCAGACGGCGTTATTGTCGGCAGTAAAATCGTCACAGCACTCAAGCAGCAAGACTGGACAACAATTGAAACACTCGTACAAGCATCGAAAAAAGCAGCCGTACTTTAA
- the trpB gene encoding tryptophan synthase subunit beta: MTTLKGRFGQFGGQFVPETLMTPLHELEEAYEQAKNDPEFQQELAYYLKQYVGRETPLYFAERLTEKMGGAKIYLKREDLNHTGAHKINNALGQALLAKRMGKKKIVAETGAGQHGVATATACALLDMECIVYMGAEDVRRQQLNVFRMELLGTKVIAVEKGSATLKDAVNEALRHWVTHIEDTHYILGSALGPHPFPTIVRDFQRIIGDETRQQILAQEGRLPNTVIACIGGGSNAIGMFYPFIGDSDVTLYGVEAAGDGVETDKHAAAIHVGKTGVLHGAFMYLLQDDNGFIQEAHSISAGLDYPGVGPEHCYLHETGRATYPSVTDEQALQGVKLLCETEGILPALESAHAVYFAAEFAKNRPADEIIVVCLSGRGDKDVHTLMDKFGGAKV; the protein is encoded by the coding sequence ATGACGACTTTAAAAGGACGTTTCGGGCAATTCGGTGGACAATTCGTACCCGAAACCTTGATGACGCCACTACATGAATTAGAAGAAGCGTATGAACAAGCAAAAAATGATCCAGAGTTCCAACAAGAACTTGCCTATTATTTAAAGCAATATGTTGGTAGAGAAACACCCCTTTATTTTGCTGAGAGACTGACAGAAAAAATGGGGGGCGCGAAAATTTATTTAAAGCGTGAAGATTTAAATCATACGGGTGCTCATAAAATTAACAATGCGCTTGGGCAAGCATTACTCGCAAAACGTATGGGAAAGAAAAAAATTGTTGCTGAAACGGGCGCAGGTCAGCATGGGGTTGCTACGGCAACAGCTTGTGCACTACTCGATATGGAATGCATCGTTTATATGGGGGCAGAAGATGTACGCCGTCAACAGTTAAACGTCTTTCGTATGGAACTATTAGGAACGAAAGTCATTGCAGTTGAAAAAGGCTCTGCCACTTTGAAAGATGCTGTCAATGAAGCATTGCGTCATTGGGTCACGCATATTGAAGATACGCACTATATTTTAGGTTCAGCGCTTGGACCACATCCATTTCCGACGATTGTTCGTGACTTCCAGCGTATTATTGGGGATGAAACAAGACAGCAAATTCTCGCGCAAGAAGGTCGCCTACCAAACACGGTGATTGCATGTATTGGTGGTGGCAGTAACGCGATTGGAATGTTTTATCCGTTTATCGGTGATTCTGACGTTACACTTTACGGGGTAGAAGCAGCGGGTGATGGTGTGGAAACCGATAAGCATGCAGCAGCCATTCATGTTGGAAAAACAGGTGTCTTACACGGTGCCTTTATGTATTTGCTTCAAGATGATAACGGCTTTATACAAGAGGCTCACTCGATTTCAGCAGGTCTCGATTATCCTGGTGTTGGTCCAGAGCATTGTTATTTACATGAAACAGGCCGCGCTACCTACCCTTCTGTAACCGATGAACAAGCATTGCAAGGTGTGAAATTATTATGTGAAACAGAAGGCATTCTACCAGCGTTAGAAAGTGCGCATGCGGTTTATTTTGCTGCGGAATTTGCAAAAAATCGCCCTGCTGACGAAATTATCGTCGTTTGTTTATCTGGTCGTGGCGATAAAGATGTTCACACGTTAATGGATAAGTTTGGAGGTGCAAAAGTATGA
- a CDS encoding phosphoribosylanthranilate isomerase produces MTKVKICGLKEIEHVEAAVKAGADFIGLMFAPSKRQITMEQAIELAKVIPSNVKKVGVFVNEKPETIKEIAQKVGLHYIQYHGDETPDMIEAIGLPAIKAFSVQTEEDVVRAARYQVDYYLFDALGTDYRGGSGKSFDWLLLDKMKIPSEKIILAGGLNDENVGLAIMLVEPFAVDVSSGVEIDGRKSSTAIANFIEKAKGELIL; encoded by the coding sequence ATGACAAAAGTAAAAATTTGCGGATTAAAAGAAATCGAACATGTAGAAGCAGCAGTAAAAGCGGGTGCAGATTTTATTGGACTCATGTTTGCCCCGAGTAAACGCCAAATTACAATGGAACAAGCAATTGAACTAGCTAAGGTGATTCCAAGTAATGTGAAAAAAGTAGGTGTATTCGTAAATGAAAAGCCTGAAACGATAAAAGAAATTGCGCAAAAAGTCGGACTTCATTACATTCAATATCACGGGGATGAAACACCGGATATGATTGAAGCGATTGGGTTACCAGCGATTAAAGCATTCTCCGTTCAGACGGAGGAAGATGTCGTGCGTGCGGCTCGTTATCAGGTAGATTACTATTTATTCGATGCACTTGGAACGGATTACCGCGGTGGTAGCGGAAAATCATTTGATTGGCTACTACTCGATAAAATGAAGATTCCTTCTGAAAAAATTATTTTAGCTGGTGGTTTAAATGATGAAAATGTCGGTCTTGCTATAATGCTTGTCGAACCATTTGCTGTCGATGTCTCGAGCGGTGTCGAAATAGACGGACGAAAAAGTTCGACAGCTATCGCAAACTTTATCGAAAAAGCAAAAGGAGAGCTGATTTTATGA
- the trpC gene encoding indole-3-glycerol phosphate synthase TrpC, which produces MTILDKILEQKRLELPALQAAKPNFQTVLKTRPSLYENLIKSDTLQVIAEMKRASPSKGDIATHIDPIDQALQYEQAGAACISVLTEHAYFKGSFQDLNAVANAVAIPVLCKDFIIDSVQIDYAKAAGASVILLIVAALKNEQLQSLYTYAAAKNLEVLVEVHDIDELQCATAIGAKIIGVNNRNLKTFEVTLSKTAEIAQHLPSSTTAFISESGIWNAEDARFVANAGAKAVLVGESLMRSGDVKTSLQNLQIDITTKAGEK; this is translated from the coding sequence ATGACGATTTTAGACAAAATACTTGAGCAAAAAAGATTAGAATTACCTGCACTTCAAGCAGCAAAGCCCAATTTTCAAACCGTCTTGAAAACACGCCCGTCTCTTTATGAAAACTTAATAAAATCAGACACATTACAAGTCATTGCTGAAATGAAGCGTGCCTCCCCTTCAAAGGGTGATATCGCCACACATATCGACCCTATCGACCAAGCTTTGCAATACGAGCAAGCAGGTGCAGCTTGTATTTCTGTTTTAACAGAGCACGCTTATTTCAAAGGATCATTTCAGGATCTAAACGCAGTGGCAAATGCAGTCGCCATCCCTGTTCTATGTAAAGACTTCATCATCGATTCGGTGCAAATCGATTATGCAAAGGCTGCTGGAGCTTCTGTCATTTTACTTATTGTAGCGGCCTTAAAAAACGAACAACTGCAGTCGCTCTATACGTACGCGGCAGCAAAAAATCTAGAAGTACTTGTTGAAGTCCATGACATCGATGAATTGCAGTGCGCCACAGCTATTGGCGCGAAAATTATCGGAGTCAACAACCGCAATTTAAAAACATTTGAAGTGACGCTTTCAAAAACGGCAGAAATTGCACAACATCTTCCTTCCTCTACTACTGCCTTTATTAGCGAAAGTGGCATTTGGAACGCAGAAGATGCAAGGTTTGTGGCGAATGCTGGCGCAAAAGCTGTGTTGGTTGGCGAATCGCTTATGCGCAGTGGCGACGTCAAAACTTCCCTTCAAAACTTACAAATCGACATTACGACGAAAGCTGGCGAAAAATAG
- the trpD gene encoding anthranilate phosphoribosyltransferase, whose translation MSLTSYIHQLQRGKHLDFNDMQQAAQLLFDEQTPKEQIATFLLAMNKKGETAHEVAGLAAVMKSHAVTIDAPEGIYIDNCGTGGDGLQSFNISTTAAFVLAGGGILIAKHGNRKISSASGSSDVLEALGIALLPNTAQTTELLKQQGIAFLHAPNMHPKLKRIGEVRQTIGKPTIFNLVGPLTNPVPLKTQFVGINRPNFTTDYAEVLHLLGRERAIVVSGAKGMDEASLDGENTFVLLDHGDIIPFKLRAEDVGLQAQPLSAIRGGNPTENAQIMRELLQGKQSAYFDTVVLNAGIGFFAYGLADTMKEGIEMAKDSIISGRAYEKLEHVAAYSQKTLQEESMK comes from the coding sequence ATGTCTTTAACTTCCTATATACATCAATTACAACGTGGTAAGCATTTAGATTTCAATGACATGCAGCAAGCGGCTCAGCTCCTATTTGATGAACAAACACCAAAGGAACAAATTGCTACCTTCTTACTCGCAATGAATAAAAAAGGTGAAACCGCTCATGAAGTGGCGGGTCTTGCGGCAGTTATGAAATCCCATGCCGTAACAATCGATGCACCTGAAGGCATTTACATCGACAATTGTGGGACCGGTGGTGACGGCCTGCAAAGTTTTAACATTAGTACGACAGCCGCTTTCGTGTTAGCTGGCGGTGGCATTTTAATTGCGAAGCATGGAAATCGTAAAATTTCGAGTGCATCGGGTAGTTCCGATGTATTAGAAGCACTCGGCATTGCCCTGCTACCGAATACAGCACAAACGACCGAGCTTTTAAAACAGCAAGGTATTGCATTTTTACACGCACCGAATATGCATCCGAAGCTGAAGCGTATTGGAGAAGTTCGCCAGACAATCGGGAAGCCAACCATTTTTAATTTAGTTGGTCCATTAACAAATCCAGTGCCTTTAAAAACACAGTTCGTCGGCATTAATCGGCCAAATTTCACAACCGATTACGCAGAGGTTCTTCATCTATTAGGACGAGAGCGTGCAATTGTTGTCTCGGGTGCTAAGGGTATGGATGAAGCGTCACTTGATGGTGAGAATACATTCGTGTTGCTCGATCACGGCGACATCATTCCGTTTAAATTACGCGCCGAAGATGTTGGTTTACAAGCTCAACCTCTCTCTGCAATCCGCGGCGGAAATCCAACTGAAAATGCTCAGATTATGCGCGAACTATTACAAGGTAAACAAAGTGCCTACTTCGATACCGTCGTGTTAAACGCAGGCATTGGCTTTTTCGCATACGGCTTAGCCGACACGATGAAAGAAGGCATTGAAATGGCAAAAGACAGTATTATTTCTGGTCGTGCCTACGAAAAGCTGGAGCACGTCGCAGCATACAGTCAAAAGACGCTACAGGAGGAATCGATGAAATGA
- a CDS encoding chorismate-binding protein: MKKVNGDLLTPISIFQRLQGRHKFLLESSTKYEGNGRYSFIGVNPRKTYRGQDEYLQDISHLTNKSYQYDGELISLLKQVMPRVSSHTEFPLTGGGIGYINALPKSLPAMQFHVYDTLFIFDHLTDEIAVFHTNIEAEQVEPNIDALIEQLFAGHTPIETDYLLHSLEKSATNRYDAKFSGDAFSLYRKLRIQHAAAYMYYIEFDECTVIGTSPTSSIQIRDGELSTTNTEASIERFCEENSIHQAEQIQHGKLLSTFHAMDVVKELQPNEGLIGYIGFNGQVDFATPHSMITITGDIAQLYTATNDGEVPFHTLIKGGL; encoded by the coding sequence ATGAAAAAAGTAAATGGTGACTTATTAACACCGATTTCTATTTTCCAGCGATTGCAAGGGCGTCATAAATTTTTATTAGAAAGCTCGACGAAATATGAAGGTAACGGGCGTTATTCCTTCATTGGCGTTAATCCAAGGAAAACCTATCGTGGGCAAGACGAGTATTTGCAAGATATCTCGCATTTAACAAATAAATCGTACCAATATGACGGTGAATTAATTTCCTTATTAAAGCAAGTGATGCCGCGCGTGTCATCACATACAGAATTTCCTTTAACAGGTGGTGGTATTGGTTATATAAACGCCCTGCCAAAATCACTTCCCGCCATGCAATTTCATGTGTACGATACGCTTTTTATTTTCGATCATTTAACGGATGAAATTGCTGTGTTTCACACAAATATTGAAGCGGAGCAAGTTGAACCGAATATCGATGCGTTAATCGAGCAATTATTTGCTGGTCATACACCGATTGAAACAGATTATCTGCTTCACTCTTTGGAAAAAAGCGCCACGAATCGTTATGATGCAAAATTTTCAGGGGATGCCTTTTCACTTTACCGTAAGCTTCGTATTCAGCATGCAGCAGCCTATATGTACTACATCGAGTTTGATGAATGCACAGTTATTGGAACGTCTCCAACAAGCTCAATTCAAATTCGAGATGGTGAACTTTCGACAACTAATACCGAAGCTTCCATCGAGCGCTTTTGTGAGGAAAATTCCATTCACCAAGCGGAGCAAATTCAGCATGGAAAGCTCCTATCTACTTTTCACGCAATGGATGTCGTAAAAGAGTTACAGCCAAACGAAGGCTTAATCGGTTACATCGGCTTTAACGGTCAGGTTGATTTTGCGACACCCCATAGCATGATCACAATTACTGGGGATATTGCTCAGCTTTATACAGCAACTAATGATGGTGAAGTACCCTTTCATACGTTAATAAAAGGAGGACTTTAA